A region from the Trueperaceae bacterium genome encodes:
- a CDS encoding ring-cleaving dioxygenase, translated as MPAPGSRSPGGGRPSQGERRHELTLQFTGFHHLTAVSAEIAANKRFYTDTLGMRLVKRSVNQDDTGAYHLFYADGAGSPGTDLTFFDWRLPRERRGGHAVTRTGLRVADEGSLEYWRERLARLGVDAGPLETVDGRAQLRFEDPEGQRLALVVDGGSGDEPVPWDDSPLPPQHQLRGLGPVVITVPALNPTDRALQGVTNMRPLRDYPDPEDPRHAVHVYGMADGVTGPHAELHVAVRPDLPPARSGAGGVHHVAFRAPDEHIHRDWLDHLAGLGVPNSGWVDRFWFRSIYFREPGGVLFEVATDGPGFAVDEDAATLGERLVLPPFLEPHRAAIEARLEPLP; from the coding sequence ATGCCCGCGCCCGGCTCCCGGTCGCCCGGCGGCGGCCGGCCCTCGCAGGGCGAGAGGAGGCACGAGTTGACACTCCAGTTCACCGGCTTCCACCACCTGACGGCCGTCTCGGCCGAGATCGCCGCCAACAAGCGCTTCTACACGGACACCCTCGGCATGCGGCTCGTGAAGCGCAGCGTGAACCAGGACGACACCGGCGCCTACCACCTCTTCTACGCCGACGGAGCCGGCAGCCCCGGCACCGACCTGACGTTCTTCGACTGGCGCCTGCCGCGCGAGCGGCGTGGCGGTCACGCGGTCACGCGCACCGGGTTGCGCGTGGCCGACGAGGGCTCGCTCGAGTACTGGCGCGAGCGTCTCGCTCGCCTGGGCGTAGACGCCGGCCCGCTCGAGACGGTCGACGGCCGCGCCCAGCTCCGCTTCGAGGACCCGGAGGGCCAACGCCTGGCGCTCGTAGTGGACGGGGGCAGCGGCGACGAACCCGTCCCCTGGGACGACAGCCCCTTGCCGCCCCAACATCAGCTCCGCGGGCTCGGGCCAGTGGTCATCACCGTCCCGGCCCTGAACCCCACGGACCGCGCGCTCCAGGGCGTGACGAACATGCGCCCCTTGCGCGACTACCCCGACCCGGAGGACCCCCGCCACGCGGTGCACGTCTACGGCATGGCGGACGGCGTCACCGGGCCCCACGCCGAGCTTCACGTGGCCGTGCGCCCCGACCTGCCCCCGGCGCGTAGCGGCGCCGGCGGGGTGCACCACGTCGCGTTCCGCGCGCCCGACGAGCACATCCACCGCGACTGGCTCGACCACCTCGCCGGCCTGGGCGTACCCAACAGCGGTTGGGTCGACCGCTTCTGGTTCCGCAGCATCTACTTCCGAGAACCCGGCGGCGTGCTGTTCGAGGTAGCCACCGACGGTCCCGGCTTCGCCGTCGACGAGGACGCCGCCACCCTCGGCGAGCGGCTCGTCCTCCCGCCGTTCCTCGAGCCTCACCGGGCGGCGATCGAGGCCCGGCTCGAGCCGCTCCCATGA
- a CDS encoding FAD-dependent oxidoreductase, protein MSERVRDVVIVGGGVAGAACAHRLAAAGADVLVLEREHQFVDRVRGDVVYPWGVREAVRLGLMGALGAVSRPVRYWRTRVVGLAERPPRDMAAESGGLGVRAFLHPELQTALLGAAERAGAEVVRGTAVTQVRRLPGPERLALVEARVGTTPVDHPARLVIGADGRGSRTRAWGGFELFADPAKLMFAGVLLVGAGVGFTTEALDTAHVFLAPATGLLATLVPLDASRTRAYLGYHLAAGRHRLGGPTAFPEFSRLSAAAGVPPDWLAGAEVAGPLSQFPGADTWVDPPYLRGVALVGDAAGAADPSFGCGVALALRGAARLTAALLRAGSFAPQAVDEAGEAYAGAARADFAALHRQTSWLADVFRAPGPAADAVRASLFPLYARDPDRVPDVVLLGPDGPSDDGAKRRFLGLE, encoded by the coding sequence GTGAGCGAACGGGTCCGCGACGTCGTGATCGTGGGCGGCGGAGTGGCGGGCGCGGCCTGCGCCCACCGCCTCGCGGCCGCCGGCGCCGACGTGCTGGTCCTCGAGCGGGAGCACCAGTTCGTCGATCGCGTGCGCGGCGACGTCGTCTACCCGTGGGGGGTGAGGGAGGCCGTTAGGCTCGGCCTCATGGGGGCGCTGGGCGCCGTGAGCAGGCCGGTGCGCTACTGGCGCACGCGCGTCGTCGGGCTGGCGGAGCGGCCGCCGCGAGACATGGCCGCGGAGAGCGGCGGGCTCGGCGTGCGCGCCTTCCTTCACCCCGAACTCCAGACGGCCCTGCTCGGCGCCGCCGAGCGTGCCGGCGCCGAGGTGGTGCGGGGCACCGCCGTCACCCAGGTGCGCCGGCTGCCGGGTCCCGAGCGACTCGCGTTGGTGGAGGCGCGCGTGGGCACCACCCCCGTCGACCACCCGGCGCGGCTCGTGATAGGCGCGGACGGGCGCGGCTCGCGCACGCGCGCGTGGGGCGGGTTCGAGCTCTTCGCCGACCCCGCCAAGCTGATGTTCGCGGGCGTCCTCCTGGTGGGCGCCGGCGTGGGCTTCACGACGGAGGCGCTCGACACCGCCCACGTCTTCCTCGCCCCGGCCACCGGCCTGCTCGCCACGCTGGTACCCCTCGACGCGAGCCGGACCCGCGCCTATCTCGGTTACCACCTCGCCGCCGGGCGGCACCGCCTCGGCGGACCGACCGCCTTCCCGGAGTTCTCGCGCCTCAGCGCCGCGGCCGGCGTCCCGCCCGATTGGCTCGCCGGCGCCGAGGTGGCGGGGCCGCTGAGCCAGTTCCCCGGCGCCGACACCTGGGTAGACCCGCCTTACCTGCGGGGCGTCGCGCTGGTCGGCGACGCGGCAGGCGCCGCCGACCCCAGCTTCGGATGCGGCGTCGCGCTGGCCCTGCGCGGCGCGGCGCGCCTTACCGCGGCGCTGCTCCGCGCTGGTTCGTTCGCGCCGCAGGCGGTGGACGAAGCCGGCGAGGCGTACGCCGGCGCCGCCCGCGCCGACTTCGCCGCCCTGCACCGCCAGACATCGTGGTTGGCTGACGTCTTCCGGGCGCCCGGCCCCGCCGCCGACGCCGTGCGCGCCTCGCTCTTCCCCCTCTACGCCCGCGACCCGGACCGGGTCCCCGACGTGGTACTCCTAGGGCCGGACGGGCCCAGCGACGACGGCGCCAAGCGGCGCTTCCTGGGTCTCGAGTGA
- a CDS encoding MFS transporter, producing MFVSQSLGSAGSIAAATVAAIVGAELSGRDSLAGLPAAVVQVGVAVGAYFWSRLSDRLGRRGALTAALLTGAFGATLSLLGVANGNFLLVLVALFITGSGNSAVQLGRFVAAEVNPRRRRARALSTVVLGGTVGSVLGPALVGPTGRLVTAWGWSEIAGPYLATGAGYLLTAGLLFLALRPEPRLIGEAIALDEAGTHRLGPTRGLRELLGDAAVRTAVTSVVLAHMVMVGLMQMTSLHMHQIEHSLTNISLVFSSHTFGMYAFSSVAGWLTDRWGRRRVLGIGAVTLLASCLLAPLSPRLLPVAFALFLLGLGWNLCYVAGSALLTDALSPAEKGRMQGFNDLLVGGAAAGATIVGGLIMARAGYLAMGLAGAVVTAGLLAVVVRLPRVAAVAAD from the coding sequence TTGTTCGTGAGCCAGAGCCTCGGCTCGGCCGGCTCCATCGCCGCGGCCACCGTCGCGGCCATCGTGGGCGCCGAGCTCTCCGGGCGCGACTCGCTCGCCGGGCTGCCCGCGGCCGTCGTGCAGGTCGGCGTCGCGGTGGGCGCTTACTTCTGGAGCCGGCTGTCCGACCGGCTGGGACGCCGCGGCGCCCTCACCGCCGCCCTCCTCACCGGCGCCTTCGGCGCCACGCTCTCGCTGCTCGGCGTGGCCAACGGCAACTTCCTGCTCGTCCTCGTGGCTCTCTTCATCACCGGCTCGGGCAACTCGGCCGTGCAGCTCGGGCGCTTCGTGGCGGCCGAGGTGAACCCGCGCCGGCGGCGCGCCCGCGCGCTCTCCACGGTGGTGCTCGGCGGCACGGTCGGCAGCGTGCTCGGCCCCGCGCTCGTGGGACCGACCGGGCGCCTCGTCACGGCGTGGGGGTGGAGCGAGATCGCCGGCCCCTACCTGGCCACCGGCGCCGGCTACCTCCTCACGGCCGGCCTCCTCTTCCTTGCCCTGAGACCGGAACCGCGCCTGATCGGGGAGGCCATCGCCCTCGACGAGGCGGGCACGCACCGCCTCGGCCCCACGCGCGGCCTGCGCGAGCTGCTCGGCGACGCGGCCGTGCGGACCGCCGTCACCAGCGTCGTGCTGGCACACATGGTCATGGTCGGCCTGATGCAGATGACGTCACTTCACATGCACCAGATCGAGCACTCGCTCACCAACATCTCGCTCGTCTTCTCCAGTCACACGTTCGGCATGTACGCCTTCTCGTCGGTGGCGGGATGGCTGACCGACAGGTGGGGCAGGCGCCGGGTGCTGGGCATCGGCGCCGTCACGCTGCTCGCCTCGTGCCTGTTGGCGCCGCTGTCGCCCCGGCTCCTGCCGGTCGCCTTCGCGCTGTTCTTGCTCGGGCTGGGCTGGAACCTCTGCTACGTGGCCGGTTCCGCGCTCCTGACCGACGCCCTCTCGCCCGCCGAGAAGGGCCGCATGCAGGGGTTCAACGACCTGCTCGTAGGTGGGGCGGCGGCGGGCGCCACCATCGTCGGCGGGCTGATAATGGCCCGCGCCGGCTACCTTGCGATGGGCCTGGCGGGGGCGGTGGTGACGGCGGGGCTCCTCGCCGTCGTCGTGCGCCTCCCGCGGGTGGCCGCGGTTGCCGCCGACTGA
- a CDS encoding DUF2249 domain-containing protein → MSQTSADRSASEAAQLTPDEAVARLNKLFDSALRALGDAGKQDDACELAAQGWTLLRHAWPREGERLNGTLHYLTRTVRPRKSAAPTAEDVLLEVRHLIPAERHRLILETYLGLASGNAFVLVNDHDPKPLYYQFAAEYPGEFSWEPLEEGPEVWRVRIGRV, encoded by the coding sequence ATGAGTCAGACGTCAGCCGACCGGTCCGCGTCAGAGGCGGCCCAACTCACCCCCGACGAGGCCGTGGCCCGTCTCAACAAGCTCTTCGATTCGGCGCTCAGGGCGCTGGGCGACGCCGGTAAGCAGGACGACGCCTGCGAGCTGGCGGCCCAAGGGTGGACGCTCCTGCGCCACGCCTGGCCCCGCGAGGGCGAACGACTGAACGGCACCCTCCACTACCTCACGCGCACGGTGAGGCCGCGCAAGTCGGCAGCCCCGACGGCCGAGGACGTGCTGCTGGAGGTGCGCCACCTGATACCCGCCGAACGCCACCGCCTCATCCTCGAGACGTACCTCGGACTGGCGTCGGGCAACGCCTTCGTGCTCGTCAACGACCACGACCCCAAGCCGCTCTACTACCAGTTCGCCGCCGAGTACCCGGGCGAGTTCAGCTGGGAACCGCTAGAGGAGGGACCCGAGGTCTGGCGCGTGCGCATCGGCCGGGTCTGA
- a CDS encoding HAD family phosphatase, producing MTAARATPLFIFDVGGVMVDGFDVAPAMAAEFGMDPASLEAALAEAGSRALHEGAIPVAEFWDRFEAATGRRPRGEPWADYFHPSRRPAMYALVDRLRRSGARVVAGTNTIDPHYEAHVRRGDYDVFDRVYASNLMGVSKPDPAFWRAILEAEGAEPTAAFFVDDMPENVAAAAALGIVAVRFESVPQVSAAVTAAAGG from the coding sequence GTGACCGCGGCGCGCGCCACGCCCCTGTTCATCTTCGACGTTGGTGGCGTGATGGTAGACGGCTTCGACGTTGCGCCCGCCATGGCGGCGGAGTTCGGCATGGACCCGGCCTCGCTCGAGGCGGCGCTTGCCGAGGCGGGCTCCCGCGCCCTCCACGAGGGCGCGATCCCCGTGGCCGAGTTCTGGGACCGTTTCGAGGCGGCGACCGGCAGGCGCCCACGCGGCGAGCCGTGGGCCGACTACTTCCACCCGAGCCGGCGCCCGGCCATGTACGCCCTCGTCGACCGCCTCAGGCGCTCGGGCGCGCGCGTGGTGGCGGGCACCAACACCATCGACCCGCACTACGAGGCGCACGTGCGCCGCGGCGACTACGACGTGTTCGACCGCGTCTACGCGTCCAACCTGATGGGCGTCTCCAAGCCCGACCCGGCCTTCTGGCGCGCCATCCTCGAAGCCGAAGGAGCCGAGCCGACGGCCGCCTTCTTCGTCGACGACATGCCCGAGAACGTGGCGGCGGCGGCCGCGCTCGGCATCGTCGCCGTCCGCTTCGAGTCGGTCCCGCAGGTGAGCGCCGCGGTCACCGCCGCCGCCGGCGGGTGA
- a CDS encoding carbohydrate ABC transporter permease: protein MAARTAGRNALPAAAGHRRTALEAFFHLLGWVVLVVAVLLVLTPLAFMFVASFMPARDIMRMPFPWWPDGLYLDNFWQAIRGNDGKFIFPRALLNSVIVAGCVAATTVFFSALAGYGLTKLRFRGSNLVFMLILSTLMIPFETVMIPLYVVVTGLGMQDSYPGLIVPFLLSAFGVFLMRQSLLTFPDELIDASRIDGASEVGIFFRIVVPNMVPIMAVLAVLTFEEQWRNLIWPLLVVQSQELKTMPLYVVTFMEEKSTNEGAMVAVAALASLPMLVIFFSLSSVFLRGANVFSAGKE from the coding sequence ATGGCCGCCAGGACAGCGGGGCGGAACGCCCTCCCCGCCGCGGCCGGCCACCGGCGCACCGCGCTCGAGGCCTTCTTCCACCTCCTCGGCTGGGTGGTGCTCGTCGTGGCGGTGCTGCTCGTGCTGACGCCGCTCGCCTTCATGTTCGTGGCCTCGTTCATGCCGGCGCGCGACATCATGCGCATGCCGTTCCCCTGGTGGCCGGATGGCCTCTACCTCGACAACTTCTGGCAGGCCATCCGCGGCAACGACGGCAAGTTCATCTTCCCGCGCGCCCTGCTCAACTCCGTCATCGTGGCGGGCTGCGTGGCGGCGACCACCGTGTTCTTCTCGGCCCTCGCCGGTTACGGCCTGACCAAGCTCCGCTTCCGCGGCAGCAACCTCGTCTTCATGCTCATCCTCTCGACCCTCATGATCCCGTTCGAGACGGTCATGATCCCCCTCTACGTGGTCGTCACGGGCCTGGGGATGCAGGACAGCTACCCCGGCCTCATCGTCCCCTTCCTGCTCAGCGCCTTCGGCGTGTTCCTCATGCGGCAGTCGCTGCTCACGTTCCCGGACGAGCTCATCGACGCCTCCCGCATCGACGGCGCCTCCGAGGTCGGCATCTTCTTCCGGATCGTCGTCCCCAACATGGTGCCCATCATGGCCGTGCTGGCCGTGCTGACGTTCGAGGAGCAGTGGCGCAACCTGATCTGGCCGCTGCTCGTGGTGCAGTCGCAGGAGCTCAAGACCATGCCGCTTTACGTGGTGACGTTCATGGAGGAGAAGAGCACGAACGAGGGCGCCATGGTGGCCGTGGCGGCGCTCGCCAGCCTGCCCATGCTCGTCATCTTCTTCAGCCTCTCGAGCGTGTTCTTGAGGGGCGCCAACGTGTTCTCGGCGGGCAAGGAGTGA
- a CDS encoding sugar ABC transporter permease translates to MTRKRPALTVAARRALWGWAFVLPALIYFALFSFYPILNAFWLGLHSKNVLSLRPPRFVGLRNYLDLAGSATFWNSWKATGLFTLSTAVPLVVLSLLLAWLIFSRLRLQRFFQMAFYAPAVIPGVVAAAVWLLLLDPRGIANQWVNFVLGTPGVDHHWLANPDMVRLSTSLVYLWGKLGFFTIIFIAGLGAIPRSVKEAATVDGATGIQLFRYITLPLLKPTTLLVSIMAMIFCMRTFATQYLFTRAGAPLEPINVVTLGIYNTGIRDFQIGLASAMSIVLLLVMFVLAMVQFRLGGTRDA, encoded by the coding sequence GCGTTCGTACTCCCAGCCCTCATCTACTTCGCGCTGTTCAGCTTCTACCCGATCCTGAACGCCTTCTGGCTTGGGCTCCACAGCAAGAACGTCCTGTCGCTCAGGCCGCCGCGCTTCGTCGGCCTGCGCAACTACCTCGACCTGGCCGGCTCGGCCACGTTCTGGAACTCTTGGAAGGCCACCGGGCTCTTCACCCTGAGCACCGCCGTGCCGCTCGTGGTCCTCAGCCTCCTCCTCGCGTGGCTGATCTTCTCGCGGCTGCGGCTGCAGCGCTTCTTCCAGATGGCGTTCTACGCCCCCGCCGTCATACCCGGCGTGGTCGCCGCCGCCGTGTGGCTGCTCCTGCTCGACCCGCGCGGCATCGCCAACCAGTGGGTCAACTTCGTCCTCGGCACGCCGGGCGTCGACCACCACTGGCTTGCCAACCCGGACATGGTGCGCCTCTCAACCTCGCTCGTGTACCTCTGGGGCAAGCTCGGCTTCTTCACCATCATCTTCATCGCCGGGCTGGGCGCCATACCGCGGAGCGTGAAGGAGGCCGCCACCGTCGACGGCGCCACCGGCATCCAGCTCTTCCGCTACATCACCCTGCCACTACTGAAGCCGACCACGCTGCTCGTGTCGATCATGGCGATGATCTTCTGCATGCGCACCTTCGCCACCCAGTACCTCTTCACCAGGGCCGGCGCGCCTTTGGAGCCCATCAACGTGGTCACGCTCGGCATCTACAACACGGGCATCCGCGACTTCCAGATCGGCCTGGCGAGCGCCATGAGCATCGTCCTGCTCCTCGTGATGTTCGTCCTCGCCATGGTCCAGTTCCGCCTCGGCGGGACGAGGGACGCCTGA